In Falco cherrug isolate bFalChe1 chromosome 2, bFalChe1.pri, whole genome shotgun sequence, the following are encoded in one genomic region:
- the JADE3 gene encoding protein Jade-3: MKRHRHLSTSDSSDNESPSTSFSSCSKYRSKSKTPANEQKKPAEVFRKDLISAMKLPDSHHVNPDEYYIFADTWKQEWEKGVQVPASPETIPQPSLRVVAEKVKEVLYTRPRKYIHCSSQEPTEPGYINILELAESVCRYDLDDMDIFWLQELNEELTEMGCGPLDENTMEKTIEVLERHCHENMNHAIETEEGLGIEYDEDVICDVCRSPDSEDGNDMVFCDKCNICVHQACYGILKVPEGSWLCRTCVLGIHPQCLLCPKRGGAMKATRTGTKWAHVSCALWIPEVSIACPERMEPITKVSHIPPSRWALVCSLCKLKTGACIQCSVKSCITAFHVTCAFEHSLEMKTILDDGDEVKFKSYCLKHSKNKQNALPDVDEHPKSVSDQKQTESEKTSLRAQKLRELEEEFYSLVKVEDVAAELGLPKLAVDFIYNYWKLKRKSNFNKPLFPPKEDEENGLVQPKEDSIHTRMRMFMHLRQDLERVRNLCYMVSRREKLKLSHSKVHEQVFNLQVQLINQEIAAGHTLTSALENTLFYPPPRITLKLKMPKSALGDCKNNSLKPGNRPLSPDNNSTVYSKRSMPMSKESFEIKAKSYARYQHDSRSNGSLAGIGKPRSEVKDSVPTQMLEFHRGQPSGKPLALQAALHGQSSIGNGRVQQENSRLAAKSNGLMGRAGDVSQRDSSSQTSYEQESVLTAHLASQSGFRKSTIEHFSRSFKEATNSLVRTTEDLRCCEKPTRRLATKDRLWSKQTLEGAPYQDNDGYCPDLELSDSEAESDENKEQVRLRRSSSERESPSKDFGRDCHNRNKKNMISHSSVQR, encoded by the exons GTGTTCCGCAAGGATCTCATTAGTGCCATGAAACTACCAGATTCTCACCATGTCAACCCTGATGAATATTATATCTTTGCGGACACGTGGAAACAAGAATGGGAGAAAGGGGTTCAGGTTCCAGCCAGCCCAGAAACTATTCCACAGCCTTCTCTCAG gGTTGTAGCAGAAAAGGTGAAAGAAGTACTGTATACGCGACCCAGGAAATACATCCACTGTTCCAGCCAAGAGCCTACAGAACCGGGTTACATCAACATTTTGGAACTGGCAGAATCTGTGTGTCGCTATGACTTGGATGACATGGACATCTTTTGGCTTCAAGAGCTAAATGAAGAGCTTACAGAAATGG GATGCGGGCCCCTGGATGAAAacacaatggaaaaaacaaTTGAAGTGCTGGAACGGCACTGTCATGAGAACATGAATCACGCTATTGAGACTGAAGAAGGATTGGGTATTGAATATGATGAAGACGTCATCTGCGATGTGTGCCGGTCCCCTGACAGTGAAGATGGGAATGACATGGTGTTTTGTGACAAATGTAATATTTGTGTCCATCAG GCGTGCTATGGAATCTTAAAAGTACCCGAAGGGAGCTGGCTGTGTCGCACCTGTGTCCTGGGAATACATCCTCAGTGCCTCCTGTGTCCCAAAAGAGGAGGTGCCATGAAAGCTACCAGGACAGGGACCAAGTGGGCACATGTGAGCTGTGCTCTCTGGATTCCAGAG gTCAGTATTGCTTGCCCAGAAAGGATGGAGCCGATCACAAAGGTGTCTCACATTCCACCAAGTCGATGGGCTCTAGTATGTAGTTTATGCAAACTGAAAACTGGTGCTTGCATTCAG TGCTCCGTGAAAAGCTGCATCACTGCCTTTCATGTCACCTGTGCCTTTGAGCATAGTTTAGAGATGAAGACTATCCTGGATGATGGGGATGAGGTTAAGTTCAAGTCGTATTGTCTAAAGCACAGCAAGAACAAACAGAATGCTCTGCCTGATGTTGATGAGCACCCCAAGAGTGTATCAGACCAGAAGCAAACGGAGAGCGAGAAAACCAGTTTGCGAGCCCAAAAACTCCGAGAGCTGGAAGAGGAGTTTTACTCACTAGTTAAAGTGGAGGATGTTGCAGCAGAACTTGGCCTTCCTAAACTTGCTGTAGACTTCATCTACAATTACTGGAAATTAAAGCGAAAAAGTAACTTTAACAAACCGTTGTTTCCTCCCAAGGAGGATGAAGAAAATGGCTTGGTGCAGCCAAAAGAAGATAGTATTCATACTCGCATGAGGATGTTCATGCATTTGAGGCAGGACCTAGAGAGG GTAAGAAATCTCTGCTACATGGtaagcaggagagagaaactgAAGTTATCTCACAGTAAAGTACATGAACAGGTCTTCAATTTGCAAGTCCAGCTCATTAATCAGGAAATTGCTGCAG GCCATACCCTGACAAGTGCACTAGAGAACACACTGTTCTACCCACCTCCCAGGATCACCCTGAAGTTAAAAATGCCCAAATCGGCACTAGGAGATTGCAAAAATAACTCACTGAAGCCTGGAAACAGACCGCTTTCTCCTGACAACAACAGCACTGTTTACAGCAAACGGAGCATGCCAATGTCAAAGGAATCGtttgaaattaaagcaaaatcttACGCCAGGTATCAGCATGATAGCAGAAGTAACGGGTCGCTGGCAGGGATCGGCAAGCCTCGAAGTGAGGTGAAGGATTCTGTCCCCACACAGATGCTGGAGTTTCACCGGGGCCAGCCATCCGGGAAGCCCTTAGCACTCCAGGCTGCTTTGCATGGACAGTCTTCCATTGGGAATGGGCGGGTGCAGCAGGAGAACTCGAGGCTAGCGGCCAAATCCAACGGTCTcatgggcagggctggagaTGTGAGCCAGAGAGACAGCTCCAGCCAGACGTCCTACGAACAAGAGTCCGTGCTCACGGCTCACTTGGCCAGCCAGAGCGGTTTCAGAAAATCCACCATAGAACATTTTAGCCGGTCCTTTAAAGAGGCTACCAACAGTCTGGTGAGGACCACGGAAGATCTCCGATGCTGTGAAAAGCCAACGAGAAGACTTGCGACAAAAGATCGCTTGTGGAGCAAGCAGACACTTGAAGGTGCTCCGTACCAGGACAACGATGGGTACTGTCCTGACTTAGAGCTGAGTGactctgaagcagaaagcgatgaaaacaaagagcaagTGAGGTTAAGACGCAGTAGCTCAGAGAGAGAAAGCCCAAGTAAGGACTTTGGAAGAGATTGCCAcaatagaaacaaaaagaacatgATTTCTCACAGTTCGGTACAAAGGTGA